In one Butyrivibrio proteoclasticus B316 genomic region, the following are encoded:
- a CDS encoding sugar transferase — MYKKYIKRILDIVLSLLVIILFSWLYLILAVLVRVKLGNPIIFKQQRPGKDEKIFGMYKFRSMTDEKDENGNLLPDEVRLTSFGKKLRATSLDELPEFFNILKGDMSFIGPRPLLVKYLPYYNERERLRHSVRPGLTGYAQAHGRNAISWEKKFEYDVYYVEHLTFWMDIKVIIDTVKTVLSHDGVVLNALPDFDDYRKEQNKE; from the coding sequence ATGTACAAAAAATATATAAAAAGAATACTCGATATAGTTTTATCTCTTTTGGTGATAATTCTATTTAGCTGGCTTTATCTGATACTGGCTGTGCTTGTCAGAGTCAAACTTGGAAACCCAATAATTTTCAAGCAGCAGAGACCGGGTAAGGATGAGAAGATTTTTGGAATGTACAAATTCAGATCTATGACTGATGAGAAAGATGAGAACGGAAATCTCCTTCCTGATGAAGTCAGACTCACGAGCTTTGGCAAGAAACTGCGAGCAACAAGCCTTGATGAACTTCCGGAGTTCTTCAACATCCTTAAAGGAGATATGAGTTTTATCGGTCCAAGGCCGCTTCTTGTCAAGTATCTTCCATACTACAATGAGAGAGAAAGACTTCGTCACAGTGTCAGGCCGGGACTTACAGGTTATGCTCAGGCGCATGGCAGAAATGCTATTTCCTGGGAAAAGAAATTTGAATACGATGTTTACTATGTTGAGCATCTGACTTTTTGGATGGATATTAAAGTTATTATTGATACAGTGAAAACTGTATTATCACATGACGGGGTGGTTCTAAATGCACTTCCTGATTTTGATGATTACAGAAAAGAGCAGAATAAAGAGTAA